In one Achromobacter spanius genomic region, the following are encoded:
- a CDS encoding sarcosine oxidase subunit delta codes for MLMLTCPYCGPRAETEFTCGGEADIVRPTDCDALTDAQWADYAFMRKNVRGRAREQWQHAHGCRRWFLAERDTISHEFHAFHTFDHAAGDRK; via the coding sequence ATGCTGATGCTGACGTGTCCCTACTGCGGCCCGCGCGCCGAAACCGAATTCACCTGCGGTGGCGAAGCCGATATTGTCCGCCCCACGGATTGCGACGCACTCACCGATGCCCAGTGGGCGGACTATGCCTTCATGCGCAAGAACGTGCGTGGCCGGGCGCGAGAGCAGTGGCAGCATGCGCATGGCTGCCGGCGCTGGTTTCTGGCCGAGCGCGATACCATCAGCCACGAGTTCCATGCGTTCCACACGTTTGACCACGCGGCGGGAGATCGCAAATGA
- a CDS encoding sarcosine oxidase subunit alpha family protein translates to MTQSNRLARGVSINPASSIEFTFNGRTYYGCQGDTLASALLANGEHFVARSWKYHRPRGIMTAGVEEPNALVQLEEGGHTVPNPCATTIELYEGLRAVSVNAAPDLERDRMAVFQRLGRFIPAGFYYKTFMWPKRLWPHYERLIRKAGGLGRAPRQPDPDHYDKRYAHCDVLVVGGGPAGLAAAMAAAMAGARVMLVDNQPELGGSLLSSPALINGAANLHWIRQAQAELQAMKEVRILTRSTAFGYHDQNLVTVCEQVTDHLPLSQRRGVRQRLWKVRARQVVLATGAHERPLLFGNNDLPGIMLASAVSTYVRRFAVLPGRRVVLYTNNDGAYRTALDLREQGANVTVVDPRPAGRGALPDAVRSAGIDVRNETVVLQARGGRQVSGVVLAPYTAGRAGPPNARLPCDLVAMSGGWNPALHLHAQSGGQTRWDDVRACFVPDGSPQAQASAGAANGEFSLAQALHGGVMAGELAASRAGVNGAASLSWRTADIAEDPLLPIWQVADGRRPGRGAKQFVDYQNDVTVADIHLAVREGYHSVEHVKRYTAMGFGTDQGKLGNINGAAVLAAALGQTIAQTGTTTYRPNYTPITFGALAGCELGDFFDPIRKTCLHEWHVAHGAVFEDVGNWKRPWYFPLAGESMQAAVARECLAVRNGVGMLDASTLGKIDVQGPDAATLLNWVYTNLWTKLEVGKGRYGLMLDENGMVFDDGVTMRLGEQHYLMSTTTGGAARVLTWMERWLQTEWPHLDVHLTSVTDHFATFAVAGPRSREVLRAVCPDIDFSNAAFPFMTFREGTVAGAGWSTPARIMRISFSGELSYEVNVPANLGQRVWNALMEAGHEYGITPYGTEAMHVLRAEKGYIIVGQDTDGSVTPQDLGMGGMVAKSKDCLGKRSLSREHTASSNRKQFVGLLSRDPAVVLPEGSQVMNHANRATMASIMPMVGHVTSSYMSPTLNRSIALALVQDGQQRMGQQVEVALPGGGFLPATIGSPVFYDPEGARQHVD, encoded by the coding sequence ATGACGCAATCCAACCGGCTGGCACGCGGCGTCAGCATCAATCCCGCGTCGTCTATCGAGTTCACCTTCAATGGCCGCACGTACTACGGCTGCCAGGGCGATACGCTGGCCTCGGCGCTGCTGGCCAACGGCGAGCATTTCGTGGCGCGTAGTTGGAAGTACCACCGGCCGCGCGGCATCATGACGGCTGGCGTCGAAGAACCAAACGCGCTGGTGCAGTTGGAAGAGGGCGGTCACACCGTGCCCAACCCCTGCGCGACGACGATCGAACTCTACGAAGGCTTGCGTGCCGTCAGCGTCAATGCGGCGCCCGACCTGGAGCGAGACCGCATGGCCGTCTTCCAACGGCTGGGGCGCTTTATTCCCGCGGGCTTCTATTACAAGACCTTCATGTGGCCCAAGCGTTTGTGGCCCCATTACGAGCGTCTGATCCGCAAAGCGGGCGGCCTGGGGCGCGCACCGCGGCAACCCGACCCCGATCACTACGACAAGCGCTACGCCCATTGCGACGTATTGGTGGTGGGCGGGGGGCCGGCCGGTCTGGCGGCGGCGATGGCGGCGGCAATGGCGGGGGCCCGCGTGATGCTCGTCGACAACCAGCCTGAACTGGGGGGCAGCCTGCTGTCCAGTCCGGCCTTGATCAATGGCGCGGCCAACCTGCACTGGATCCGGCAGGCACAGGCCGAGTTGCAAGCCATGAAAGAAGTCCGCATCCTTACGCGCAGCACGGCGTTCGGCTATCACGACCAGAACCTGGTGACCGTGTGCGAGCAAGTCACCGACCATCTTCCCCTGTCGCAGCGCCGGGGCGTGCGTCAACGGCTATGGAAAGTACGCGCCAGGCAGGTCGTGCTGGCGACAGGCGCGCATGAAAGGCCGCTGTTGTTCGGCAATAACGATCTGCCGGGCATCATGCTGGCTTCGGCGGTGTCAACCTACGTGCGCCGCTTTGCCGTGCTTCCGGGACGGCGAGTGGTGCTGTATACGAACAACGACGGCGCCTACCGCACCGCGCTTGACCTGCGCGAGCAGGGCGCGAACGTCACCGTGGTCGACCCGCGTCCGGCCGGACGCGGCGCGCTGCCCGATGCGGTGCGCAGCGCGGGCATCGACGTACGCAATGAAACGGTGGTGCTGCAGGCCCGCGGCGGACGGCAGGTGTCAGGCGTGGTGTTGGCGCCGTATACCGCTGGGCGGGCCGGCCCGCCCAACGCCAGGCTGCCCTGCGATTTGGTGGCGATGTCGGGTGGCTGGAACCCCGCCTTGCATTTGCACGCGCAGTCGGGCGGGCAGACGCGCTGGGACGATGTCCGGGCCTGCTTCGTGCCTGACGGTTCACCGCAGGCGCAGGCAAGCGCGGGCGCGGCAAACGGAGAATTTTCTCTGGCGCAGGCGCTGCATGGCGGCGTCATGGCGGGCGAGCTCGCGGCAAGCCGGGCCGGCGTGAACGGCGCCGCTTCCTTATCGTGGCGCACGGCCGACATCGCCGAAGATCCGCTGCTGCCCATTTGGCAGGTGGCAGACGGGCGCCGGCCCGGGCGCGGCGCCAAGCAGTTCGTTGATTACCAGAACGACGTGACCGTGGCCGACATCCACCTGGCGGTCCGCGAAGGCTACCACTCGGTCGAACACGTGAAACGCTATACCGCCATGGGATTCGGTACCGACCAGGGCAAGCTGGGCAACATCAATGGCGCAGCCGTGCTGGCCGCCGCGCTGGGCCAAACCATTGCGCAGACCGGAACCACCACCTACCGGCCCAACTACACCCCAATCACCTTCGGTGCGCTGGCGGGCTGCGAACTGGGCGACTTCTTCGACCCCATCCGCAAGACCTGCCTGCACGAATGGCACGTGGCGCACGGGGCCGTGTTCGAAGACGTGGGCAACTGGAAGCGGCCTTGGTATTTCCCGCTGGCGGGTGAAAGCATGCAGGCGGCCGTTGCCCGCGAATGCCTCGCCGTGCGTAACGGCGTCGGCATGTTGGATGCATCCACCCTGGGCAAGATCGACGTGCAGGGCCCGGATGCCGCAACCTTGCTGAACTGGGTCTACACCAACCTCTGGACCAAGCTGGAAGTTGGCAAGGGTCGCTACGGGCTGATGTTGGATGAAAACGGCATGGTGTTCGACGACGGCGTCACCATGCGCCTGGGCGAACAGCACTATCTGATGAGCACCACCACAGGGGGCGCGGCGCGCGTGCTGACCTGGATGGAGCGTTGGCTGCAGACGGAATGGCCGCATCTGGATGTGCACCTGACCAGCGTCACCGACCACTTCGCCACCTTCGCGGTGGCAGGACCACGGTCGCGCGAGGTTCTGCGCGCGGTCTGCCCGGATATTGATTTTTCCAACGCGGCCTTTCCCTTCATGACCTTTCGCGAAGGCACGGTAGCAGGCGCCGGCTGGTCCACCCCGGCGCGCATCATGCGCATCAGCTTTTCGGGGGAACTGTCCTATGAGGTCAATGTGCCCGCCAATCTCGGCCAGCGTGTGTGGAATGCACTGATGGAAGCCGGCCACGAATACGGCATCACGCCCTACGGCACGGAAGCCATGCACGTCCTGCGCGCGGAAAAGGGCTACATCATCGTGGGCCAGGATACGGACGGGTCGGTAACGCCGCAGGACCTGGGCATGGGCGGCATGGTCGCCAAGTCCAAGGATTGCCTGGGCAAGCGTTCGCTGTCGCGCGAACACACGGCCAGCAGTAATCGCAAGCAGTTTGTCGGCCTGCTGTCGCGGGATCCGGCCGTGGTGCTGCCGGAAGGCAGCCAGGTCATGAACCATGCCAACCGCGCGACGATGGCGTCGATCATGCCAATGGTTGGCCACGTCACGTCCAGCTATATGAGTCCCACCTTGAACCGTTCGATCGCGCTTGCTCTGGTCCAGGACGGCCAGCAACGCATGGGGCAGCAGGTCGAGGTGGCGTTACCCGGCGGCGGCTTCCTGCCGGCCACAATCGGTAGCCCGGTGTTCTACGACCCCGAAGGAGCACGCCAGCATGTGGACTGA
- a CDS encoding sarcosine oxidase subunit gamma, which yields MWTETYLESPLKGLEPVHLSAQTADARRLGIIERPFLDLAVLRGNARSPDFAKALERTLGTAPPLAPNTVAHGHRHLLVWMGPDEWWLQSLAPARPELEQTLRPVLQGLSACVVDVSSGYTVLELSGEHARDVLAKGCPLDLHPRVFGPGQCAQSHYFKAGVMVRALDEGGVEVVVRRSFADYVGRMLLEAGREYLPAGSK from the coding sequence ATGTGGACTGAAACGTATCTGGAATCGCCCCTGAAGGGCCTGGAACCCGTTCACCTGAGTGCCCAGACCGCGGACGCCCGGCGCTTGGGAATCATTGAGCGGCCATTCCTGGACCTGGCCGTGTTGCGCGGCAACGCGCGCTCGCCGGACTTTGCGAAGGCGCTGGAACGCACCTTGGGCACGGCGCCACCCCTGGCCCCCAACACCGTGGCGCATGGCCATCGGCACTTGCTGGTTTGGATGGGGCCGGATGAATGGTGGCTGCAATCGCTGGCGCCCGCGCGCCCCGAGCTGGAGCAAACGTTGCGTCCGGTGCTACAGGGCTTGTCCGCCTGCGTGGTGGATGTAAGTAGCGGGTACACGGTGCTGGAACTGTCGGGCGAGCACGCGCGCGACGTGCTGGCAAAAGGCTGTCCGCTGGATCTGCATCCGCGCGTCTTTGGTCCAGGCCAATGCGCGCAAAGCCACTATTTCAAGGCGGGCGTGATGGTGCGCGCGCTGGATGAAGGGGGAGTTGAAGTGGTGGTGCGCCGCAGCTTCGCGGACTATGTCGGACGCATGCTGCTGGAGGCGGGGCGGGAATACCTGCCGGCGGGCAGCAAATAA
- a CDS encoding cytochrome b, producing MHSPPATLATQAYTKAQIALHWLSVSLMSILVLAGELRHLLTAQTGVSMRSVMIVHIGCGMALLAVTLVRTVVRISHRRAVGDGFCMQDACAHAVHLCIYAFIFASCLVGWVIVNAKGLAVPVPFTGLEFPRLVSADPALVATTVWIHDLLAWALYGLLALHIVAALGHHYIFRDDTLARMAWRRPARRLANDGPAKPTRARAPRQAQTAGVHFSKN from the coding sequence ATGCATTCCCCTCCCGCCACCCTGGCTACCCAGGCCTACACGAAAGCGCAGATCGCCCTGCATTGGCTGAGCGTCAGCCTGATGAGCATCCTGGTGCTTGCGGGTGAGTTGCGCCATCTGCTGACGGCCCAGACGGGCGTGTCCATGCGCTCGGTGATGATCGTGCACATTGGTTGCGGCATGGCGCTGCTTGCGGTCACGCTGGTGCGGACGGTGGTGCGCATCTCGCACCGCCGCGCCGTGGGCGACGGCTTCTGCATGCAGGACGCCTGCGCGCACGCGGTGCATCTGTGCATCTATGCGTTCATCTTCGCGTCGTGCCTGGTGGGCTGGGTGATCGTCAACGCCAAGGGCCTGGCCGTGCCCGTGCCATTCACCGGCCTGGAGTTTCCCCGGCTGGTCTCGGCCGACCCCGCCCTGGTCGCCACCACGGTATGGATCCACGACCTGCTTGCCTGGGCGCTGTACGGCCTGCTGGCGTTGCACATCGTCGCGGCGCTGGGGCACCACTACATCTTCCGGGATGACACCCTGGCGCGCATGGCCTGGCGTCGCCCCGCGCGCCGGCTTGCCAATGACGGGCCAGCCAAACCCACGCGCGCACGCGCACCGCGGCAAGCCCAAACGGCCGGCGTGCATTTTTCAAAAAATTAG
- the gspG gene encoding type II secretion system major pseudopilin GspG has translation MKTLTFRRRLGLQQGFTLLELLVVLLIIALLAGYVGPKLFSQVDRAKVRATQAQMKTLGDALTQYRLDVGSYPTTEQGLESLVKAPQGAPNWHGPYLAKDVPADAWGRPYMLNVPGRSSDAEVVSFGEEGRAGGSGELVYGL, from the coding sequence ATGAAGACTCTTACCTTCCGACGCCGTCTTGGCCTGCAGCAGGGATTCACCTTGCTGGAATTGCTGGTCGTGCTGTTGATCATCGCGTTGCTGGCCGGCTATGTCGGCCCCAAGCTGTTTTCCCAGGTCGACCGCGCCAAGGTGCGCGCCACGCAGGCGCAGATGAAGACGCTGGGCGACGCCTTGACGCAATACCGACTGGACGTGGGCAGCTATCCCACCACCGAGCAGGGCCTGGAGTCCCTGGTGAAGGCGCCGCAGGGTGCGCCCAACTGGCACGGCCCGTACCTGGCCAAGGATGTGCCTGCTGATGCGTGGGGTCGTCCTTATATGTTGAACGTGCCCGGGCGCAGCTCGGACGCTGAAGTGGTTTCTTTCGGCGAAGAAGGCCGGGCGGGAGGCAGTGGTGAACTGGTTTATGGCCTCTAA
- a CDS encoding type II secretion system F family protein: protein MNEFRIRLLKQGTLRVHTVRASSEGEARAQLSDADGMVLDIQRSAVRRGIKSRGKKAFSLGLLLQELSTLLDAGLALIEALEALSDKAGKGNKALQASLGQLLRSLYQGQPLSKAMEAQPLVYPALLVATVASAEGSGQLPVVLRRYQYYETRIENIRKKVVGALVYPLVVIAVGFGILLFMLFFVVPRFAVVFESMRTLPATAEAMLWWARLVQSDGHLLGAGIGASLLAAALALRTQTVKAALMNLFWRLPKLRDVGNLFVLARFYRTVGLLIEGGTPALQAFELADRILPPAYGERLDLALQELRAGRSVSETLARHGLTTAVAERLLRVGEQSGDLGGMCERIAQFHDGTLDHAIEVFGKVFEPLLMLVVGGLVGAIVILLYMPIFEMAGSLG from the coding sequence ATGAACGAGTTCAGGATCCGCTTGCTCAAGCAGGGAACGCTGCGCGTGCACACCGTGCGCGCCTCAAGCGAAGGCGAGGCACGCGCGCAGTTGAGCGATGCCGACGGCATGGTTCTGGACATCCAACGTTCGGCCGTGCGCCGTGGCATCAAGTCGCGCGGCAAGAAGGCCTTTTCGCTAGGGCTGCTGCTGCAAGAACTGTCCACGTTGCTGGACGCCGGGCTGGCCTTGATCGAAGCGCTTGAGGCGCTGAGCGACAAGGCCGGTAAGGGCAACAAGGCCTTGCAGGCATCGCTGGGCCAGTTGCTGCGTTCGCTGTATCAGGGCCAGCCGCTGTCCAAGGCGATGGAGGCGCAGCCGCTGGTGTATCCCGCGCTGCTGGTGGCCACCGTAGCGTCCGCCGAAGGCAGCGGGCAACTGCCGGTGGTGCTCAGGCGCTATCAGTACTACGAAACGCGCATTGAAAACATCCGCAAGAAAGTGGTGGGTGCGCTCGTGTACCCGCTGGTGGTGATTGCGGTGGGCTTCGGCATTTTGCTGTTCATGCTGTTCTTTGTCGTGCCGCGCTTTGCGGTCGTGTTCGAAAGCATGCGCACCTTGCCGGCCACCGCCGAGGCCATGTTGTGGTGGGCGCGCCTGGTGCAGTCCGACGGTCATTTGCTGGGCGCGGGCATAGGCGCAAGCCTGCTTGCCGCCGCGTTGGCGCTGCGCACGCAGACGGTGAAGGCGGCGTTGATGAATCTGTTCTGGCGCCTGCCCAAGCTGCGCGACGTGGGCAACCTGTTCGTGCTGGCGCGCTTTTATCGCACCGTCGGTTTGTTGATCGAAGGCGGCACCCCCGCGTTGCAAGCCTTTGAACTGGCCGACCGCATCCTGCCGCCCGCTTACGGCGAACGCCTGGATCTGGCGCTGCAGGAATTGCGGGCTGGCCGCAGCGTGTCGGAAACCTTGGCACGCCATGGCTTGACGACAGCGGTGGCCGAGCGGCTGCTGCGTGTGGGCGAGCAAAGCGGCGACTTGGGCGGCATGTGCGAACGCATCGCGCAGTTCCACGATGGCACGCTGGACCACGCCATCGAAGTCTTTGGAAAGGTGTTCGAGCCGCTGCTGATGCTGGTCGTCGGCGGGCTGGTCGGCGCCATCGTCATCTTGCTGTACATGCCCATCTTCGAGATGGCCGGGAGTCTGGGATGA
- a CDS encoding GspE/PulE family protein: MESTTVADEAWWLWRERAAELSLSLADYLDEELARRPQLLPVLAQALGMEPLTAQQCRQATPRFDVLPLADAMACRVAPLQVEGEFLLAMAAPFSRDARLKLQAMLSGHALRFAVCPTGVVDAWLKQAEATERVLDGVAVDMADDSLAKAVESISLASLAKDESPVIRLVNMTLYDGLQSRASDIHLESDEEGLLIRYRIDGVMLRIRKVPGQVTANQVMSRLKVLSSLDIAEKRVPQDGRFKVVLQGREVDFRVSIMPGNHGENAVLRLLDRSQRGDKLSLDTLGFPAETARRIRALAQLPYGLTLITGPTGSGKSTTLYGALSELNSGDEKLITIEDPVEYEMSGILQIPVNEKKGLTFARGLRSILRHDPDTILVGEIRDAETAAIAVQSALTGHRVLSSVHANDAFSVIDRFLYMDVEPATFLESLNGVVSQRLVRRLCPHCAPPGEARAGPGCDACRHTGFLGRIALAEVLRLDSRMKTALLDRSPERRLEALAQCADYQSMRDAAHEAVAHGLTTYQEVCRAVAME; this comes from the coding sequence ATGGAAAGCACGACCGTGGCCGACGAGGCATGGTGGCTGTGGCGCGAGCGCGCGGCGGAACTGAGCCTGTCCCTGGCCGACTATCTGGACGAGGAATTGGCACGCCGCCCGCAACTGCTGCCGGTGCTGGCGCAGGCCTTGGGCATGGAGCCCCTGACCGCCCAGCAATGCCGCCAGGCTACGCCGCGCTTTGACGTCTTGCCGCTGGCGGACGCCATGGCGTGCCGCGTGGCGCCCTTGCAGGTGGAGGGCGAATTCCTGCTGGCCATGGCCGCGCCGTTCTCGCGCGATGCGCGCCTGAAGCTGCAAGCCATGCTGTCCGGCCATGCGCTGCGCTTTGCCGTGTGCCCCACCGGCGTGGTGGATGCCTGGTTGAAACAGGCCGAAGCCACCGAGCGCGTGCTGGACGGCGTGGCCGTGGACATGGCGGACGACTCGCTGGCCAAGGCGGTCGAATCCATTTCCCTGGCCTCGCTGGCCAAGGACGAAAGCCCGGTGATCCGCCTGGTGAACATGACGCTCTATGACGGTCTGCAAAGCCGCGCCAGCGACATTCATCTGGAATCGGACGAGGAAGGCTTGTTGATCCGCTACCGCATCGACGGCGTGATGCTGCGCATCCGCAAGGTGCCGGGGCAGGTCACCGCCAACCAGGTGATGTCGCGTCTGAAAGTGCTGTCCAGCCTGGACATCGCTGAAAAGCGCGTGCCGCAGGACGGCCGCTTCAAGGTGGTGCTGCAAGGGCGGGAAGTGGATTTTCGCGTCTCCATCATGCCGGGTAACCATGGCGAGAACGCCGTCTTGCGTCTGCTCGACCGCTCGCAGCGTGGTGACAAGCTGAGTCTGGACACCTTGGGCTTCCCGGCGGAAACGGCGCGCCGCATCCGTGCGTTGGCGCAGCTTCCCTATGGGCTGACGCTGATCACCGGCCCCACGGGCAGCGGCAAGTCCACCACCTTGTACGGCGCCTTGTCGGAACTGAACAGCGGCGACGAAAAGCTGATCACCATCGAAGACCCGGTGGAATACGAGATGAGCGGCATCCTGCAGATTCCGGTGAACGAAAAGAAGGGCCTGACCTTTGCGCGCGGCCTGCGTTCCATCCTGCGCCATGATCCGGACACCATCCTGGTTGGCGAAATCCGCGATGCCGAAACGGCGGCGATTGCCGTGCAGTCGGCGTTGACCGGCCACCGCGTGTTGTCGTCGGTACACGCCAATGATGCGTTCAGCGTGATCGACCGCTTTCTGTACATGGATGTGGAACCCGCCACCTTCCTGGAATCGCTTAACGGCGTGGTGTCGCAGCGCCTGGTGCGGCGCTTGTGCCCGCATTGCGCGCCGCCGGGCGAGGCGCGTGCCGGCCCGGGTTGCGACGCCTGCCGCCACACGGGATTCCTCGGCCGCATTGCGCTGGCTGAAGTCCTGCGTCTGGACAGCCGCATGAAGACCGCGCTGCTGGACCGCTCGCCCGAACGCCGGTTAGAGGCGCTGGCGCAATGCGCCGACTATCAATCGATGCGCGACGCCGCCCACGAGGCCGTCGCGCACGGACTGACGACTTATCAGGAGGTTTGCCGTGCGGTCGCTATGGAATGA